The following are encoded in a window of Vibrio sp. SCSIO 43136 genomic DNA:
- the eamB gene encoding cysteine/O-acetylserine transporter → MSAIYSAFFTYVIITSITPGPNNILSLGVASQHGIKRSTQVISGMFCGQVVLMLLCGAFTYNMVNLLPVITPWLTWVGAAYIVWLAWGIATSDSKAISEQQEGMSFLKGFGLQFVNVKIILYGVTSISTFVLPYTQDIYWITGASLVLAFIALASNLAWAAAGQLLQSQFEKNAKVINLTLAAMLLYCAVRLFV, encoded by the coding sequence ATGAGTGCCATCTACAGCGCATTTTTTACCTACGTAATCATTACTTCAATCACCCCCGGTCCAAACAACATTTTGTCTTTAGGTGTTGCTTCTCAACATGGGATCAAACGTTCCACTCAGGTCATTTCGGGCATGTTCTGTGGTCAAGTTGTATTGATGTTGCTGTGTGGCGCATTTACTTACAACATGGTTAACCTCTTGCCAGTGATCACACCTTGGCTGACATGGGTGGGAGCCGCTTACATCGTCTGGCTAGCGTGGGGTATTGCGACCAGTGATAGTAAAGCCATCTCAGAACAACAAGAAGGGATGAGTTTTCTTAAAGGTTTCGGCTTGCAGTTTGTGAACGTGAAAATCATCCTTTATGGCGTGACTTCCATCTCGACCTTTGTGCTGCCATATACCCAAGACATTTATTGGATCACAGGGGCGAGCTTAGTGCTGGCGTTTATTGCTCTAGCGAGCAATCTAGCCTGGGCGGCGGCGGGTCAGTTGCTGCAATCGCAGTTTGAGAAAAACGCTAAGGTGATTAATCTAACACTGGCCGCCATGTTGCTTTATTGTGCCGTGCGTTTGTTCGTGTAG
- a CDS encoding LysR family transcriptional regulator: MLEALESLHIAKLKAFTLTYELGSFASAAHQQGKHSSTFSRRVTNLELDLGVELFERNGVHLTPTEEAKALYQPAKSLISEAEHFSQRVELCLAKNETTLSVAIDSALQCFAPDEVISQVLQEFPATEVNVRSGNTAQVMALVEQQQVDVGLALSCFNTPSTMMNNKLFKFDIQRVMAPSYAEKIGWMVKGEIEPAFIRSMTQIVLSPLNELGVNTQNYSSRLVNVDNFSMAKSLVLGGVGWSNLPKQECQAELESGALIAFKGTHEGELEWSVDALWPIEKPTGPVAQKLVELFVANADRLVLGGK; the protein is encoded by the coding sequence ATGCTAGAAGCTTTGGAAAGTCTACATATCGCTAAACTCAAAGCCTTCACTCTGACCTATGAACTAGGAAGCTTTGCGTCTGCTGCTCATCAGCAAGGTAAACACTCGAGTACTTTTAGCCGTCGGGTGACGAACCTAGAGCTTGATCTTGGCGTTGAGTTGTTTGAGCGAAATGGCGTGCACCTTACTCCCACTGAAGAGGCGAAAGCTCTTTATCAACCTGCAAAGTCTTTGATCTCAGAAGCTGAGCATTTCTCACAGCGAGTTGAACTCTGTCTGGCAAAAAATGAAACGACCTTGAGCGTCGCAATTGATTCTGCTTTGCAATGCTTTGCCCCTGATGAGGTGATTAGCCAAGTATTACAAGAGTTTCCGGCCACTGAGGTGAATGTGCGAAGTGGCAATACCGCTCAAGTGATGGCGTTGGTTGAGCAACAGCAGGTGGATGTAGGGCTGGCATTAAGCTGCTTTAATACGCCTAGCACTATGATGAACAACAAGCTGTTTAAATTTGATATTCAGCGTGTGATGGCGCCTAGTTATGCGGAAAAAATCGGTTGGATGGTGAAGGGAGAGATTGAACCGGCCTTTATTCGCAGCATGACTCAGATCGTTTTGTCTCCACTCAATGAGCTAGGGGTCAATACTCAAAACTACAGCAGTCGCTTAGTGAATGTAGATAATTTCTCCATGGCAAAATCACTGGTATTAGGTGGGGTCGGATGGAGTAACTTACCTAAGCAGGAGTGCCAAGCGGAGCTTGAGTCTGGCGCTTTGATAGCTTTTAAAGGCACTCATGAAGGAGAATTGGAATGGTCGGTGGATGCGTTGTGGCCAATTGAAAAGCCTACTGGACCCGTGGCTCAGAAGTTAGTGGAACTGTTTGTGGCTAACGCAGATCGCTTGGTATTGGGCGGGAAGTAA